One part of the Actinomycetota bacterium genome encodes these proteins:
- a CDS encoding chemotaxis protein CheW, which translates to MGEEATQNALDRSLVARANEILQQRAESLALEALSEETIGSMGVLLFRLGEEWYAVRVDDVREIYHEYSITPMPGVPDFILGVVSIRGEIVSVTDLARMMGLGQVSKGEAVPPAIVIQNDECATSIVVDEIGDIADVPAGSVEPPLSIIDRQHAEFIAGSLHLGERLVGLMNVERILAPIGASD; encoded by the coding sequence ATGGGCGAGGAAGCGACACAGAACGCGCTCGATAGGTCCCTGGTTGCCAGGGCCAACGAGATCTTGCAGCAGCGCGCGGAGTCTCTGGCGCTCGAGGCGCTATCGGAGGAGACGATCGGTTCGATGGGGGTGTTGCTGTTTCGCCTTGGCGAGGAGTGGTACGCGGTCCGCGTCGATGATGTGAGGGAGATCTACCACGAGTACTCGATAACCCCCATGCCGGGTGTTCCAGACTTCATCCTCGGCGTCGTAAGCATTCGCGGAGAGATAGTCTCTGTGACCGATCTCGCGAGAATGATGGGGCTCGGACAGGTCTCGAAAGGCGAAGCGGTTCCGCCGGCGATCGTGATCCAGAACGATGAGTGCGCGACATCGATCGTCGTTGACGAGATCGGCGATATCGCGGATGTGCCCGCAGGCAGCGTTGAGCCTCCGCTATCGATAATCGACAGGCAACATGCGGAGTTCATCGCCGGCTCTCTCCATCTCGGGGAGCGGCTGGTAGGACTCATGAACGTGGAGCGCATCCTTGCGCCCATCGGTGCGAGTGATTGA
- a CDS encoding Ni/Fe hydrogenase subunit alpha — MTETIRLPAVKRIEGHGRVSLFVGDSGSVVGAHFEITEFRGFEKMLLGRMVWETPLITSRICGVCPVSHHLAAVKAVDAMYRVEIPRAARLLREAVHLGGLSQDHALHFFFLAGPDFLTGDGSGSRDILGVISARPDLALKAIGLRKTGQHIVRTIGGRASHPVTAIPGGMSKGITVEQRDEMLAMVREGMDDALFAAEIAHESTERLLAENPAYASDPVHMMSLLGEGDAFELYDGTVSVMTPEGRMTERFDPEFYADHVSERALPYSYAKSTYLSMKGPENGTYRVGPLARINMAESMPGPHSTELLTAFRSQLARPAHAVLAYHWARMIELVAAYERLEQLLSDDEITSDVVRVKVERGKGVGMSAIEAPRGTLIHHYEADDVGHVTKANLIVATTHNTASLDDAVFQAVKGVSRDEALDDLTVRKMELGIRAHDPCLSCATHEIGRMPLAVDLIGPDGTILASRGSV; from the coding sequence ATGACTGAGACTATCCGACTGCCCGCCGTCAAGCGGATCGAGGGTCACGGGCGTGTTTCGCTATTCGTTGGTGACAGCGGCTCAGTCGTGGGTGCGCACTTTGAGATCACGGAGTTCCGCGGCTTCGAGAAGATGCTGCTCGGTCGCATGGTGTGGGAGACCCCGCTGATAACCAGCCGCATCTGTGGCGTGTGCCCGGTCAGCCATCACCTTGCGGCGGTCAAGGCCGTCGACGCGATGTACCGCGTCGAGATCCCGCGGGCTGCCCGGTTGCTTCGCGAGGCGGTACACCTGGGCGGGCTTAGCCAGGACCACGCACTCCACTTCTTCTTCCTGGCAGGGCCGGATTTCCTCACCGGTGACGGGTCGGGAAGCAGGGATATCCTCGGCGTCATCTCGGCCCGTCCCGACCTGGCGCTGAAAGCCATCGGGCTGCGCAAGACCGGGCAGCACATCGTGAGGACCATCGGGGGACGCGCGAGCCATCCCGTCACGGCGATCCCCGGTGGCATGAGCAAGGGAATCACGGTAGAGCAACGGGACGAGATGCTCGCGATGGTGCGCGAGGGGATGGACGACGCGCTGTTCGCCGCCGAAATCGCGCATGAGTCGACAGAAAGGCTGCTCGCAGAGAATCCGGCGTACGCTTCCGACCCCGTGCATATGATGTCGCTTCTCGGGGAGGGAGATGCTTTCGAGCTCTATGACGGTACGGTCTCGGTGATGACCCCTGAGGGGCGCATGACCGAGCGCTTCGATCCGGAGTTCTATGCGGACCACGTCTCTGAGCGCGCGCTCCCGTACAGCTACGCGAAGTCGACCTACCTCTCCATGAAGGGCCCCGAGAACGGTACCTATCGTGTGGGTCCGCTTGCACGCATCAACATGGCAGAAAGCATGCCCGGCCCCCACAGCACGGAGCTCCTTACCGCGTTCCGCTCTCAGCTTGCGCGACCGGCTCACGCAGTGCTCGCGTACCACTGGGCACGCATGATCGAGCTCGTCGCGGCCTATGAGCGTCTCGAGCAGCTGCTTTCCGATGACGAGATCACGTCGGACGTTGTGCGCGTCAAGGTAGAGCGTGGCAAGGGCGTCGGGATGTCCGCGATCGAGGCGCCTCGGGGCACTTTGATCCATCACTACGAAGCGGACGATGTCGGTCACGTCACCAAAGCGAACCTGATCGTCGCAACGACGCACAACACGGCCTCACTCGACGACGCTGTCTTCCAGGCGGTCAAGGGCGTTTCGCGCGACGAAGCCCTCGACGATTTGACCGTGCGGAAGATGGAGCTAGGCATTCGCGCACACGATCCGTGCCTGTCGTGCGCGACTCACGAGATTGGGCGCATGCCGCTTGCGGTGGACCTGATCGGTCCCGACGGGACGATCCTCGCATCGAGGGGGTCGGTCTAG
- a CDS encoding hybrid sensor histidine kinase/response regulator, translating into MVEFDRSVFIAKFQEEAQELLQRLNESVIELESSHDNRNLIDQMLRDAHTLKGSSRMVGLIEISDIAHRLEDIMVRIRDGGMAYTPELSDHFFEALDAIVYLSENAGKDIEIAIDLAALQARLSAVSAEEESAEEAEIEAQLANSGSADDAGVHPASDGPPADGDHLTPRANGATAGSMSAQAEAKLTAKVQQTIRIRTGQIDGLLNLVSEVVISQIKAEQHAFEVRQSTMEFSEIWQSWLRLKSALTSMHIDDEALLSQVMDEVSDLDRLLSDRRRALAVTAKGWAEDVSRASVVVNDLQEQAMRLRMLPVSTVFSTFPRAMRDLARSFKKDVELILEGADTELDKKVLEEINDPLVHIMRNAVDHGIEPAEERVRLGKPAKGTIRMSARQEGDHIVIEIADDGTGIDPDKVRTSAVRKGYISEAEASSMSDREAQYLIFEKGFSTSAIITEISGRGVGMDVVREFIVEKLKGSLDVVSILGEGTTFRLTIPLTLAIIRALMLRVGNQLFALPTASVEETTRITPDEIIKVEGREVIRRQRRTIPLMPLGDILGVTHTGHGDGKIPIATIGFSGHRMGFIVDALVGEQQIVIKSLGSHLRKVDNVAGVTILGAGEVVPILNVPDLMASARRRTTRRVGTKAADEAARPRRILICEDSFTTRELERSIFEAAGYDVEVAMDGAQGLAKLKEGLVVDAVVSDVQMPNMTGFELTRAIKGDPSLTDIPVVIVTSLERDEEKAEGIQAGADAYITKSVFNQDTLLDTVERLIR; encoded by the coding sequence ATGGTCGAGTTCGACCGCAGCGTGTTCATCGCGAAGTTCCAGGAAGAGGCCCAGGAGCTTCTTCAGCGGCTCAATGAGAGCGTGATCGAGCTCGAGAGCTCGCATGACAATCGCAATCTCATCGACCAGATGTTGCGTGATGCCCACACGCTCAAGGGCAGTTCGCGCATGGTCGGGCTCATCGAGATCTCCGACATCGCACATCGGCTCGAGGACATCATGGTGCGCATCCGCGACGGCGGCATGGCCTATACTCCCGAGCTCAGCGATCACTTCTTCGAGGCGCTGGACGCGATCGTGTATCTCTCCGAGAACGCCGGCAAGGACATCGAGATCGCGATCGACCTTGCGGCTCTTCAGGCGCGATTGAGCGCGGTTTCGGCCGAGGAAGAGAGCGCAGAGGAGGCCGAGATCGAAGCCCAGCTGGCGAATTCCGGCTCGGCCGACGACGCGGGCGTGCACCCGGCCAGCGATGGGCCGCCAGCAGACGGCGACCACCTGACGCCCCGAGCGAACGGTGCGACTGCTGGGTCCATGTCAGCCCAGGCGGAGGCCAAGCTGACAGCGAAGGTTCAGCAGACTATTCGCATCCGAACGGGTCAGATCGACGGCCTTCTCAATCTGGTTTCGGAAGTGGTCATCTCTCAGATCAAGGCCGAACAGCACGCGTTCGAAGTCCGGCAATCGACGATGGAGTTCTCGGAGATCTGGCAATCGTGGTTGCGCCTCAAGTCGGCTCTGACTTCGATGCACATCGACGACGAGGCGCTTCTGAGTCAAGTCATGGATGAGGTCAGCGATCTCGATCGGCTTCTGTCCGATCGACGCCGGGCCCTGGCTGTGACGGCCAAGGGCTGGGCCGAGGACGTGTCCCGAGCCTCGGTCGTGGTGAATGACCTCCAGGAGCAGGCCATGCGCCTGCGCATGTTGCCCGTCTCCACCGTGTTCTCGACCTTCCCGCGCGCAATGCGCGACCTCGCCCGCTCCTTCAAGAAGGACGTCGAGCTGATTCTCGAGGGAGCCGACACCGAACTCGACAAGAAGGTCCTCGAGGAGATCAATGATCCGCTGGTCCACATCATGCGCAATGCTGTGGACCATGGGATCGAGCCCGCCGAGGAGCGCGTGCGTCTTGGCAAGCCGGCGAAGGGCACCATCAGGATGTCCGCGCGCCAGGAAGGCGATCACATCGTCATCGAGATCGCCGATGACGGTACGGGCATCGACCCGGACAAGGTCCGTACTTCGGCGGTGCGAAAGGGCTACATCTCGGAAGCAGAGGCCTCGTCGATGTCGGACCGTGAGGCCCAGTACCTCATCTTCGAGAAGGGATTCTCCACCAGCGCCATAATCACTGAGATCTCCGGTCGCGGCGTTGGGATGGATGTCGTTCGCGAGTTCATCGTCGAGAAGCTCAAGGGCTCTCTCGATGTGGTGAGCATACTCGGCGAAGGCACGACTTTCAGGCTAACGATTCCGCTTACCTTGGCCATCATCCGCGCACTCATGCTGCGCGTCGGGAATCAACTGTTCGCGTTGCCCACGGCTTCGGTAGAGGAAACGACTCGCATCACTCCTGACGAGATCATCAAGGTCGAAGGCCGGGAGGTTATCCGGCGTCAGCGTCGAACGATTCCGCTCATGCCGCTCGGCGACATCCTCGGCGTGACTCACACGGGCCACGGAGACGGCAAGATCCCCATCGCCACGATCGGGTTCTCCGGCCACCGAATGGGCTTCATAGTCGATGCCCTCGTTGGCGAACAACAGATCGTTATCAAGTCGCTCGGCTCGCACCTCAGGAAGGTCGACAACGTGGCGGGAGTGACGATTCTCGGCGCGGGTGAAGTAGTGCCGATCCTCAACGTCCCCGATCTGATGGCCAGCGCCCGTCGCAGGACCACGCGCCGCGTGGGCACCAAGGCCGCCGATGAAGCCGCAAGGCCGAGGCGGATCCTTATCTGCGAGGACTCGTTCACGACTCGTGAGCTGGAGCGATCCATTTTCGAAGCCGCCGGCTACGACGTTGAGGTTGCGATGGATGGTGCACAAGGGCTGGCGAAGCTCAAGGAAGGGCTCGTGGTCGACGCCGTGGTGTCGGACGTCCAGATGCCGAACATGACCGGGTTCGAGTTGACCCGTGCCATCAAGGGCGACCCGAGCCTCACGGACATTCCGGTCGTCATCGTGACGTCGCTGGAGCGAGACGAGGAGAAGGCCGAGGGCATTCAGGCCGGCGCCGACGCCTACATCACGAAGTCGGTCTTCAACCAGGATACGCTGCTCGACACAGTCGAGAGACTCATCCGATGA
- a CDS encoding hydrogenase maturation protease, with amino-acid sequence MLCIGNKARGDDGVARRVAELLEGCFGAEVTLVSQPQLDVVLAEDVAAADEVIFIDAERRAAPLVAVTDVVPDASGSNAHALDPSGLLALSQALYACAAAARLVSVAAPEMGHAEGLSAIAEAASHEAASEVLRMIGAQP; translated from the coding sequence GTGCTGTGCATAGGCAACAAGGCGCGGGGTGACGACGGTGTCGCGCGGCGCGTGGCGGAGCTACTCGAGGGGTGCTTCGGCGCCGAAGTGACGCTCGTGTCCCAGCCGCAGCTCGATGTCGTGCTTGCCGAGGACGTTGCCGCCGCTGACGAAGTCATCTTCATAGATGCAGAGCGTCGAGCCGCTCCCCTGGTCGCGGTGACCGACGTCGTCCCTGACGCCTCCGGGTCGAACGCTCACGCCCTCGACCCGTCCGGACTGCTGGCCCTGTCGCAAGCGCTCTACGCGTGCGCTGCAGCTGCCAGGCTCGTCAGCGTGGCCGCTCCTGAGATGGGCCATGCCGAGGGACTGTCCGCAATAGCAGAGGCTGCCTCGCACGAGGCAGCCTCCGAGGTCTTGCGCATGATCGGAGCACAACCCTAG
- the murI gene encoding glutamate racemase translates to MESLPIGIFDSGLGGLTVMREVASALPAEDIVYLGDTARCPYGPRDLDEVRRFVLEIGSWLSERPVKLMVIACNTATAGGLALAQTAFDVPVIGVVEPGARAAVRTTANRSVGVIGTVGTIESGAYSRAVRAIDAGVTVFSVPTPKFVDVVEAGLRMGPGPLEDWLAESADVYIRPSFHELARDYLDPLKRSGIDTLVLGCTHFPLLSTAIQQVVGPRVKLISSAEETAREVVETLTSRGQLAKEGRAGTHSFATTGDATEFARFGSRVLRSRIAQADRVDLRDLAALPAASLLALLADPATLEAACD, encoded by the coding sequence ATGGAATCGCTTCCGATCGGCATATTCGACTCCGGCCTCGGCGGACTCACCGTCATGCGCGAGGTGGCCAGCGCCCTACCCGCCGAGGACATCGTCTACTTGGGCGACACCGCGCGCTGCCCGTACGGTCCCCGCGACCTCGACGAAGTCCGCCGGTTCGTGCTGGAGATCGGCTCGTGGTTGTCGGAGAGGCCTGTCAAGCTCATGGTGATCGCCTGCAACACGGCGACCGCGGGCGGTCTTGCTCTGGCGCAGACGGCGTTCGACGTGCCGGTCATAGGCGTCGTTGAACCCGGCGCTCGCGCGGCGGTACGCACGACCGCCAATCGCAGCGTGGGCGTCATCGGCACGGTCGGCACGATCGAGTCGGGCGCCTACAGTCGCGCGGTTCGTGCTATCGATGCCGGCGTCACGGTCTTCTCCGTCCCGACGCCCAAGTTCGTCGACGTCGTCGAGGCAGGTCTGCGGATGGGCCCCGGCCCACTCGAAGACTGGCTCGCAGAATCCGCCGATGTCTACATCCGCCCGTCCTTCCACGAGCTTGCCCGCGACTACTTGGACCCGCTCAAGCGTTCGGGCATCGACACGCTCGTCCTTGGCTGCACACACTTTCCGCTGCTCTCGACCGCGATCCAGCAGGTCGTGGGCCCGCGGGTGAAGCTGATCTCCTCGGCCGAGGAGACTGCGCGCGAGGTTGTCGAGACGCTCACGTCGCGCGGTCAGCTCGCCAAGGAGGGTCGCGCCGGTACGCACTCGTTCGCCACGACCGGCGATGCGACCGAATTCGCCCGCTTCGGCTCTCGCGTCCTGCGCTCGCGCATCGCGCAGGCCGATCGCGTCGACCTCCGCGATCTCGCGGCGCTTCCGGCCGCGAGTCTGCTCGCTCTGCTCGCAGACCCCGCGACCCTGGAGGCCGCATGCGACTGA
- the cheB gene encoding chemotaxis-specific protein-glutamate methyltransferase CheB, which produces MNASQKIRVLIVDDSLVAREMLAQILATDADIEVVGTARDGREAVEAVPRLRPDLITMDIHMPRMDGLEATEEIMAYHPTPILVVSSSVHGEGMGRAFDALKMGALEVIKKPEPRDWAELEKIGREVIRKVKVLAGVTVITHIRGRRGDRASIPPTIRITEPVSTRSIVAIGSSTGGPTALLAVLAPLPAELPVPIVIAQHIAEGFIPGLVSWLNTGTKLQVEAAQNGLAASPGVAYLAPTGLNLVMDKGTMRFARPGTGQLYVPSADTLFASVASAYGSRGVGVILTGMGADGAMGLRAMRDAGAATIAQDESTCTVYGMPRAAVEAAAAGTVLPLQEIAERVMSDLETRAR; this is translated from the coding sequence GTGAACGCGTCTCAGAAGATCCGCGTCCTCATCGTCGATGACTCACTCGTCGCGCGCGAGATGCTCGCGCAGATCCTCGCGACGGACGCGGACATCGAGGTCGTCGGGACGGCTCGCGACGGGCGCGAAGCTGTCGAAGCCGTGCCGCGACTCCGGCCGGATCTCATCACCATGGACATCCACATGCCCCGGATGGACGGGCTCGAGGCTACCGAAGAGATCATGGCCTACCACCCCACCCCGATCCTTGTCGTTTCGTCGTCGGTGCACGGCGAGGGAATGGGTCGCGCTTTCGACGCGCTCAAGATGGGGGCGCTCGAGGTAATCAAGAAGCCAGAGCCTCGCGATTGGGCCGAGCTTGAGAAGATCGGCCGAGAGGTCATCCGGAAGGTGAAGGTGCTGGCGGGCGTCACGGTCATCACGCACATACGAGGCCGCCGAGGAGACCGTGCATCCATACCTCCGACGATTCGTATCACGGAGCCGGTATCGACGCGGTCGATCGTAGCGATCGGCTCCTCGACCGGGGGACCGACCGCTCTGCTAGCCGTCCTTGCCCCTCTTCCCGCCGAGCTGCCCGTCCCGATAGTGATCGCCCAACATATTGCCGAGGGCTTCATCCCCGGCCTGGTCAGCTGGCTCAACACTGGGACGAAGCTGCAGGTCGAAGCTGCACAGAATGGCCTGGCGGCCTCGCCGGGAGTGGCCTACCTGGCTCCGACCGGGTTGAACCTGGTCATGGACAAGGGGACGATGCGCTTCGCCCGTCCCGGGACAGGTCAGCTGTATGTTCCTTCGGCAGACACGCTGTTCGCGTCGGTTGCCAGTGCATATGGTAGCCGCGGGGTTGGCGTCATCCTCACTGGCATGGGAGCCGACGGGGCAATGGGCCTGAGGGCGATGCGCGATGCGGGGGCTGCCACGATCGCGCAAGACGAGTCGACGTGCACCGTGTACGGAATGCCCAGGGCTGCGGTCGAGGCTGCTGCTGCGGGGACAGTCCTGCCGCTCCAGGAGATAGCCGAACGGGTCATGTCCGATCTTGAGACGCGCGCCAGATGA
- a CDS encoding hydrogenase iron-sulfur subunit, protein MVDLEQALSRVREEAAIVRIVDDLFDPDTQSRIERDIGNAGLDSIVLAGHSLEHYTRSLSWQYLRDRLVAAGLNPNKIVVANLLEQVALAHPDDPAGATAKAKALIEVAVMRATMAQAVEGTSIEPRRNVMILGVTAEALVAAQRLLQLGYGVVLADRQEGSKRACATPAMRATASYVLGHASAEFVDNARMVDGEGWLGDYRITLGIDGDQVDYNVGGLLLARPDSPDWIAELRQHFKVDIDEDGNARSLNPTTHPAETVDAGIMVVPIRREGNLERDKVAAADSAAMALVLRLSQPRIVHCHDVSAVDETLCGGCASCVRTCAFGACSIGEDGFSHVDVRRCRGCGKCVVSCPVGARDIVNSPHDYLIAAVRALSESDASGDQVLGFLCGGCGYPAADEAAKHVTETGESYPATFMPIRIPCGGRLDTLYVLEAFKVGFDAVAVFRCREGRCHNLIGNLDMDRRINLLRVVLRSRGMDDSRLRIIDISPFEGGRFVEQVNEVYHTVSTLTNGKGGPQ, encoded by the coding sequence GTGGTCGACCTGGAACAGGCGCTGTCACGCGTTCGGGAGGAAGCAGCGATCGTCCGCATCGTCGACGACCTGTTCGATCCCGATACGCAGTCAAGAATCGAGCGAGATATCGGGAACGCCGGACTCGACTCGATCGTGCTTGCGGGCCATTCCCTCGAGCACTACACGAGGAGCCTTTCCTGGCAGTATCTGAGGGACCGTCTCGTGGCCGCGGGCCTCAATCCCAACAAGATCGTCGTTGCGAACCTTCTAGAACAGGTCGCACTCGCTCATCCCGATGACCCAGCTGGGGCCACCGCCAAGGCGAAGGCCCTCATCGAGGTCGCGGTGATGCGAGCGACGATGGCCCAGGCGGTGGAAGGGACATCCATCGAACCGCGGCGCAACGTGATGATCCTCGGGGTGACGGCCGAAGCGCTGGTCGCAGCGCAGCGACTCCTCCAGCTGGGGTATGGCGTGGTGCTTGCGGACCGCCAGGAGGGGTCGAAACGTGCGTGCGCGACCCCCGCGATGAGGGCCACCGCGTCGTACGTGCTGGGGCACGCATCGGCCGAGTTCGTCGACAATGCACGAATGGTCGACGGCGAAGGGTGGCTGGGCGACTATCGCATCACGCTCGGCATCGACGGTGACCAGGTCGACTACAACGTTGGAGGGCTGTTGCTCGCCCGGCCGGACAGTCCCGACTGGATCGCCGAACTGCGCCAGCACTTCAAGGTCGATATCGACGAGGACGGCAACGCGCGGTCTCTCAACCCAACCACACACCCGGCCGAAACCGTTGACGCCGGAATCATGGTGGTTCCGATTCGTAGAGAAGGCAATCTGGAACGCGACAAGGTCGCTGCCGCCGATTCGGCGGCCATGGCGCTCGTGCTGCGGCTCTCGCAGCCTCGGATCGTTCACTGTCACGACGTGTCCGCGGTGGACGAAACACTGTGCGGCGGATGTGCGTCATGTGTTCGGACGTGCGCGTTTGGCGCATGCAGCATCGGAGAGGACGGCTTCTCCCATGTCGACGTGCGCCGTTGTCGGGGATGCGGCAAGTGCGTCGTGTCATGTCCGGTCGGTGCGCGCGACATCGTCAACTCCCCCCACGACTACCTGATTGCTGCTGTAAGGGCGCTTTCCGAGTCCGATGCCTCCGGGGACCAGGTCCTTGGCTTCCTATGCGGGGGATGCGGATATCCCGCGGCCGATGAAGCGGCGAAGCACGTCACCGAAACGGGCGAGAGCTACCCGGCCACCTTCATGCCGATCCGCATTCCTTGTGGCGGCAGACTCGACACGCTCTATGTTCTTGAGGCCTTCAAGGTCGGCTTCGATGCGGTTGCCGTGTTCAGGTGCCGCGAGGGGCGCTGCCACAACCTCATCGGCAACCTCGACATGGACCGGCGCATCAACTTGTTGCGAGTGGTCCTGCGATCGCGTGGAATGGACGACTCGCGGCTGCGGATCATCGACATATCTCCGTTCGAGGGTGGTCGCTTCGTAGAGCAGGTCAACGAGGTCTACCACACGGTTTCGACACTGACGAACGGGAAAGGGGGTCCCCAGTGA
- a CDS encoding HAMP domain-containing methyl-accepting chemotaxis protein — MFQGWIHKFRSKFLYKYSLVNVGLVLGLNVVQWVVAWLVFKDALADRGQLGGDLIIVGASVVGLGVAWIALFLVIGARYMRPLDHVVESVRAACQGEIGRKVEVDSEDEFGVLARSYNQMLDLIVYLIRQTQESSRRLAQSSNEILSATEQQASGAAEQAASISETTATMEELAATYRQIAENANQVVNMAEASLGSAESGQQAVFNTLTSMEQIKVRSQSSANKILSLGERSQQIGQVLEIINSIANQTKILALNAAIEAARAGEAGKGFSVVAIEIRKLAESVVDSTSEISTIMTEIQSAANDLVIATEQELNQVQAGVDLAHVTGESLDQILEMIEQTTVAAKEISGATQQQKSATDQVVKAMREVAAVAQQTAAGGRQVASSAEQLSAIAKESSQVGAAFQIVD, encoded by the coding sequence ATGTTCCAAGGGTGGATACATAAGTTCCGCAGCAAGTTCCTGTATAAATACTCCCTGGTGAACGTCGGGCTCGTTCTCGGCCTCAACGTTGTGCAGTGGGTCGTTGCATGGCTCGTGTTCAAAGACGCGCTTGCCGATCGGGGCCAGCTAGGTGGCGATCTCATCATTGTGGGGGCGTCGGTGGTCGGTCTCGGCGTGGCCTGGATCGCCCTGTTCCTGGTCATCGGGGCGCGCTACATGAGACCGCTCGACCACGTCGTGGAGAGTGTCCGGGCCGCATGCCAGGGTGAGATCGGTCGCAAGGTCGAGGTGGACAGCGAGGACGAGTTCGGCGTGCTCGCGCGCTCGTACAATCAGATGCTCGACTTGATCGTGTACCTGATCAGGCAGACGCAGGAGTCGTCGAGGCGACTCGCGCAGTCGTCGAACGAGATCCTGTCCGCGACGGAGCAGCAGGCTTCCGGCGCGGCCGAACAGGCGGCTTCGATCAGCGAGACGACGGCCACGATGGAGGAGCTCGCGGCCACGTATCGGCAGATCGCCGAGAACGCCAACCAGGTCGTGAACATGGCGGAGGCGTCCCTCGGAAGCGCGGAATCCGGGCAGCAGGCCGTGTTCAACACTCTGACCTCGATGGAGCAGATCAAGGTCCGGAGCCAATCCTCGGCGAACAAGATCCTGTCGCTGGGCGAGCGCAGTCAGCAGATCGGTCAGGTGCTTGAGATCATCAACTCGATCGCCAACCAGACGAAGATCCTGGCGCTCAATGCGGCGATCGAAGCAGCGCGCGCCGGCGAGGCGGGCAAAGGCTTCTCGGTCGTCGCCATCGAGATTCGCAAGCTCGCCGAGTCGGTTGTGGACTCGACCAGTGAGATATCGACGATCATGACCGAGATTCAGAGTGCGGCGAACGATCTCGTCATCGCCACGGAGCAGGAGCTCAATCAGGTCCAGGCCGGCGTCGACTTGGCGCACGTCACCGGGGAATCGCTTGACCAGATCCTCGAGATGATCGAGCAGACTACAGTGGCAGCCAAGGAGATATCGGGTGCCACCCAGCAGCAGAAGAGTGCGACGGACCAGGTGGTCAAGGCCATGAGGGAGGTTGCCGCGGTGGCGCAACAGACCGCCGCCGGCGGTCGCCAGGTTGCGAGCTCGGCGGAGCAGCTTTCAGCCATCGCAAAGGAATCGAGCCAGGTGGGGGCGGCGTTCCAGATCGTCGACTAG
- a CDS encoding F420-nonreducing hydrogenase yields the protein MSKPRLAHVILGGCEGCYVSLLDAHEGLVDLLDLVDIVYSPLTDTGEMQECEVVIVEGAVTTEHDEVALREAREKAGTLVAVGSCAALGGIGGLRNLYSSSDVLESVFGEDQPSEELPKLTSRVHPLSDYVEVDISVPGCAPKTETILAALGAAIAGELFEMPRRNMCDECTREKVALLHHSAEFVSDTVYSLMELDEINPTLCFLEQGVICMGPMTREGCGARCITANVPCRGCQGPSRVELEQGAKMIDALAALLPPGAIMYLDDLIGTGYRYTLPISVFPAVYDQDGGDSDD from the coding sequence GTGAGCAAGCCACGTTTGGCGCACGTCATCCTTGGCGGATGCGAAGGGTGCTATGTGTCCCTGCTCGATGCCCACGAGGGACTTGTCGATCTCCTCGATTTGGTCGACATCGTGTATTCGCCCTTGACCGACACCGGTGAGATGCAGGAATGCGAAGTCGTGATCGTTGAAGGCGCGGTGACGACGGAGCATGACGAGGTCGCGCTGCGAGAAGCCCGCGAGAAGGCCGGTACCCTCGTGGCGGTGGGGTCGTGCGCCGCACTTGGCGGAATAGGTGGGCTGCGCAATCTGTATTCGTCATCCGACGTGCTCGAGAGCGTCTTTGGCGAGGATCAGCCTTCCGAGGAGCTTCCGAAACTGACATCTCGCGTGCACCCTCTGTCCGACTACGTGGAAGTGGATATCTCGGTTCCGGGCTGCGCTCCCAAGACAGAGACCATTCTCGCGGCGCTTGGGGCCGCGATCGCGGGGGAGCTGTTCGAGATGCCTCGCCGCAACATGTGCGACGAATGCACCCGGGAGAAGGTGGCCTTACTGCATCACTCGGCGGAGTTCGTCTCAGATACGGTCTACAGCCTTATGGAACTTGACGAGATCAACCCGACGCTCTGCTTCCTGGAACAGGGCGTCATCTGCATGGGACCCATGACGAGAGAGGGTTGCGGCGCCAGGTGCATCACGGCCAACGTCCCGTGTCGGGGCTGTCAGGGGCCCAGCCGAGTGGAGTTGGAGCAAGGTGCCAAGATGATCGATGCCCTGGCAGCGTTGCTGCCACCGGGCGCGATCATGTACCTCGATGATCTGATTGGGACGGGATACCGGTACACCCTGCCGATCTCTGTCTTCCCTGCCGTCTACGACCAAGATGGGGGTGATTCGGATGACTGA